One window from the genome of Vidua chalybeata isolate OUT-0048 chromosome 3, bVidCha1 merged haplotype, whole genome shotgun sequence encodes:
- the ID2 gene encoding DNA-binding protein inhibitor ID-2 — protein sequence MKAFSPVRSVRKTGLSEHNLGISRSKTPVDDPMSLLYNMNDCYSKLKELVPSIPQNKKVSKMEILQHVIDYILDLQIALDSHPSIVSLHHQRPGQNPSSRTPLTTLNTDISILSLQASEFPSELMSSDSKALCG from the exons ATGAAAGCCTTCAGCCCGGTGCGGTCCGTCAGGAAAACCGGCCTCTCAGAGCACAACCTGGGCATCTCCCGGAGCAAGACCCCCGTGGATGACCCCATGAGCCTGCTGTACAATATGAACGACTGCTACTCCAAGCTGAAGGAGCTGGTGCCCAGCATCCCGCAGAACAAGAAAGTGAGCAAGATGGAAATCTTGCAGCACGTCATCGATTACATCCTGGACCTGCAGATCGCCTTGGACTCGCACCCCAGCATCGTCAGCCTGCACCACCAGAGACCCGGGCAGAACCCTTCCTCCAGAACTCCTCTGACCACCCTCAACACAGACATCAGCATCCTCTCGCTACAG GCGTCCGAGTTCCCCTCAGAGCTCATGTCAAGTGACAGCAAAGCACTTTGTGGCTGA